A segment of the Vibrio aquimaris genome:
CACTAAATGACGATGAGTCAGCCAACAAAGCACACGCAAAGCGCATTGGTTATCCAGTGATCATCAAAGCTTCTGGTGGCGGTGGTGGTCGCGGTATGCGTGTAGTTCGCTCAGAAGGTGAACTGGTTGAAGCTATTGCCATGACTCGCGCTGAAGCCAAAGCAGCTTTTAACAATGATATGGTTTACATGGAGAAATTCCTTGAAAACCCACGCCATGTTGAAGTTCAGGTCATTGCGGACGGTCAAGGCGGCGCTATCCACTTGGGTGAACGTGATTGCTCTATGCAGCGTCGCCACCAGAAAGTTGTTGAAGAAGCGCCAGCGCCTGGTATTACTGCAGAAATGCGTAAATACATTGGTGAACGTTGTACTCGTGCTTGTCTTGAAATCGGCTATCGCGGAGCGGGTACGTTTGAGTTCTTGTATGAAAATGGTGAGTTCTACTTCATTGAAATGAACACCCGTATTCAGGTAGAGCACCCTGTTACCGAGATGGTAACTGGCGTTGACCTTATCAAAGAACAACTGCGTGTTGCGGCAGGCCAACCACTGTCATTTACTCAAGATGACATTAAAATTCGCGGCCATGCTGTGGAGTGCCGTATTAATGCTGAAGATCCTGAGCGCTTCCTTCCTTCACCAGGTAAGATTGAGCGCTTCCATCCTCCGGGTGGCATGGGAGTTCGTTGGGAATCACACATATACACAGGCTACACTGTACCGCCTCACTATGATTCTATGATTGGTAAGCTTATCACCTTTGGTGAGAATCGTGACGTTGCCATTGCTCGTATGAAAAATGCGCTTGGTGAGATGATTGTTGAAGGCATTAAGACTAATGTTCCTCTTCAAGAAAGCATAATGAACGATGAGAACTTCCAACACGGTGGTGCCAACATTCATTACCTCGAGAAGAAACTCGGCCTACAATAAGCTAACTAGCATATTATCTTTCCAATAGGCAGCGTCTGCTGCCTATTGTTATTTTCTAACTAGGCTATAGAACTCTAGTCTCAGTTTTGCCACAATGCCCTCCTTTGGTTTTAGAGTATTTTATATTCTTTCTCTCCACTCAATAATTATCACAACTTGATTTAAATAATGAAAACCTTGCCTGAACGCTATCAACAAGCGAATAAAGAGGCTAAATGGGCGGTGTTCCTCGCTCTAGCCTACTTTGTTTGGTGGTATGTATTTGCTTATGTTATTTTCCCAAACCAACCGCATGAGACACTGCCTAATCTATACTGGGGGTTGCCGCTGTGGTTTCTTTTTGCTTGCATCATCGGACCTATAGTTTTCACTCTGCTATGCGCACTTATGGTTAAGTTCATCTACAAGAACATGCCTTTCGATATAGAAGAAGAGACTAACCATGAACAGTGAGCTCCTCATCCCTCTTATTATTTATCTGGTCCTTGTTTTCGCAATAGCTGTTTATAGTCAATCGACTCAACGTAATAAACCGAACTTTCTGAGTAATTATTTCCTTGGTAACCGCAGCATGGGCGGCTTTGTTCTAGCCATGACACTTGCTGCAACATATGCGAGTGCAAGTTCATTTATTGGTGGCCCTGGAGCGGCGTATAAAATGGGGCTAGGCTGGGTGTTACTGGCAATGATCCAACTTCCAGCGGCTTGGTTGACACTGGGCGTCTTGGGCAAAAAGTTTGCTATCGAAGCGAGACGCCACAATGCTCTTACCCTCAACGACATGCTCTATGCAAGGTATCGTAATCGTACAGTAGTGATCCTGGCTTCCATCACCCTATTATTGGCTTTCTTTGCCATCATGGTAGTGCAGTTCGTTGGCGCCGCACGCTTACTTCAGACAGTGACGGGGCTAAGTTATCTGCAAGGGTTAACTGTGTTTGCCATCACTGTGGGCATATATACCACAATCGGCGGCTTTCGCGCTGTTGTTGTCACTGATGCTGTGCAAGGCATAATGATGATCATCGGGACGATCGCCCTATTGTTTGGGGTCATCCATGCAGGAGGAGGTCTTGGTAAGCTAGTCACTGATTTACACCAAATCGATCCAAGTTTGATCACTCCTTACGGACCAGATAATTTTCTCAACCAGCCATTTATGCTGAGTTTTTGGATACTGGTTTGCTTTGGCGTTATTGGCCTACCACATGCTGCGGTTCGCTGCATGTCATACAAGTCTAGCCAGTCTCTGCATCGCGGTATGATAATCAGTACTGCTATGGTTGCATTTCTTATGCTAGGCATGCATTTATCCGGCGCTCTGGGTCGAGTATTAGTGCCTGAAATTGATAGTCCTGACCAAATCATGCCAACTTTGATGGTGACTGTGCTATCTCCCGCGATTGCCGGTATATTTTTGGCTGGACCAATGGCCGCCATCATGTCAACCATTGACTCCCAATTGATCCAAGCCTCAGCGACTCTACTCAAGGATCTCTACCTTAATTACATCTCTCCCAAAACAAGCTCCCCTAAAAAGCTATCCAGACTATCATTTTGGATCACAGGCATTTTTTCAGCTTTAGTGTTTATGGCAGCCATAAATCCACCTGATATGATCATATGGCTTAACCTTCTTGCTTTTGGTGGCTTGCAAGCCGTCTTTCTCTGGCCTTTAGTTCTGGGGTTGTATTGGAGAAAGGCATCCGCTATGGGCGCTCTGTGCTCCATGCTGATCGGCTTAATATGCTACACCAGCCTTTCTTTGATTAAACCTAACTTATTTGGGGTTCATGCTATTGTACCGACATTAACTTTAGGTCTTATTACCTTCGTTCTGGTTAGCATCATCCGTCCAAACAAGACCACGAGTGAATAAATGCGAGCTTTTTGTACAATAGGAAGAACATGATAGAATCCGTGCCCACAAACCACCGCCAATATCGGATAACCCATGCCTTGGATTCAAATTAAGCTCAACGCAACCAATGATAACGCAGAACAAATTGGTGACATGCTAATGGAAGAGACCGGAGCTTTATCGGTCACTTTCCTTGATGCCCAAGACACACCTGTGTTTGAACCCCTACCGGGGGAAACCCGACTATGGGGAGATACTGATGTCTTGGCTTTATACGATGCCAACGCAGACACCCAGTTTATTATTGAGCAGATCAAATTAAGCGAACTTCTGGCTCATGATTTTGCTCATAAAATCGAACAACTTGAAGATAAAGACTGGGAGCGCGAATGGATGGACAACTTCCATCCAATGAAATTTGGTCAGCGTTTATGGATTTGCCCAAGCTGGCGAGAGGTCCCTGAACCTGATGCTGTCAATGTTATGCTCGACCCAGGACTCGCCTTTGGAACAGGCACTCACCCAACCACAGCTCTATGCCTAGAATGGTTAGAAAGCCTAGATTTGTCAGGCAAAACTGTGATTGACTTTGGTTGTGGATCAGGAATTTTAGCCATAGCGGCCATAAAATTAGGCGCAAAAAAAGTGGTGGGTATTGACATAGATCCACAAGCCTTGATCGCATCAAAAGACAATGCTGAGCGTAATAGCGTCGCAGACAAACTG
Coding sequences within it:
- the accC gene encoding acetyl-CoA carboxylase biotin carboxylase subunit: MLDKLVIANRGEIALRILRACKELGIKTVAVHSTADRDLKHVLLADEAICIGPARGIDSYLNIPRIISAAEVTGAIAIHPGYGFLSENADFAEQVERSGFIFVGPKAETIRIMGDKVSAINAMKKAGVPCVPGSDGPLNDDESANKAHAKRIGYPVIIKASGGGGGRGMRVVRSEGELVEAIAMTRAEAKAAFNNDMVYMEKFLENPRHVEVQVIADGQGGAIHLGERDCSMQRRHQKVVEEAPAPGITAEMRKYIGERCTRACLEIGYRGAGTFEFLYENGEFYFIEMNTRIQVEHPVTEMVTGVDLIKEQLRVAAGQPLSFTQDDIKIRGHAVECRINAEDPERFLPSPGKIERFHPPGGMGVRWESHIYTGYTVPPHYDSMIGKLITFGENRDVAIARMKNALGEMIVEGIKTNVPLQESIMNDENFQHGGANIHYLEKKLGLQ
- a CDS encoding YhdT family protein — protein: MKTLPERYQQANKEAKWAVFLALAYFVWWYVFAYVIFPNQPHETLPNLYWGLPLWFLFACIIGPIVFTLLCALMVKFIYKNMPFDIEEETNHEQ
- the panF gene encoding sodium/pantothenate symporter; amino-acid sequence: MNSELLIPLIIYLVLVFAIAVYSQSTQRNKPNFLSNYFLGNRSMGGFVLAMTLAATYASASSFIGGPGAAYKMGLGWVLLAMIQLPAAWLTLGVLGKKFAIEARRHNALTLNDMLYARYRNRTVVILASITLLLAFFAIMVVQFVGAARLLQTVTGLSYLQGLTVFAITVGIYTTIGGFRAVVVTDAVQGIMMIIGTIALLFGVIHAGGGLGKLVTDLHQIDPSLITPYGPDNFLNQPFMLSFWILVCFGVIGLPHAAVRCMSYKSSQSLHRGMIISTAMVAFLMLGMHLSGALGRVLVPEIDSPDQIMPTLMVTVLSPAIAGIFLAGPMAAIMSTIDSQLIQASATLLKDLYLNYISPKTSSPKKLSRLSFWITGIFSALVFMAAINPPDMIIWLNLLAFGGLQAVFLWPLVLGLYWRKASAMGALCSMLIGLICYTSLSLIKPNLFGVHAIVPTLTLGLITFVLVSIIRPNKTTSE
- the prmA gene encoding 50S ribosomal protein L11 methyltransferase, which codes for MPWIQIKLNATNDNAEQIGDMLMEETGALSVTFLDAQDTPVFEPLPGETRLWGDTDVLALYDANADTQFIIEQIKLSELLAHDFAHKIEQLEDKDWEREWMDNFHPMKFGQRLWICPSWREVPEPDAVNVMLDPGLAFGTGTHPTTALCLEWLESLDLSGKTVIDFGCGSGILAIAAIKLGAKKVVGIDIDPQALIASKDNAERNSVADKLEVFLPQEQPQNLVADVVVANILAGPLRELSSVITSLVKPNGELAMSGVLDTQAQDVATYYSDAFNIEPIKELNEWCRIAGRKFT